TTCATATTAAGGATAATTATGAGGATTTCATACCTGTTAGCTTTGGAAGTGAACCAGAACCCATATGGGTAAAAAGCCAAATTGATGCAGAGACAAAGGGtcttgataatacttgtgcattAGTAGAGAGGccaaagagaagagagaaaaattgTTCAACTTCCACTATAGCTTCTTCTGGGAATAATCTTTGTAATGAACAAGAACCCATGTCACTTGAGAGTCAAATTGATGCCGAAAACCGTCAGCGCCTGCAGGAAATGTCACCTAATGAGATTGCTCAGGCACAAGCTGAGATAATGGAGAAGATGGACCCTGCAATAGTGAGACTACTGAAAAAGAGGGGTGATGTGAAATCGAAGAAGCAGAGGTCTCCAAGTCTGGATATTCCAATCAAAGTTGAATCAGTCAATGGACAGAAGAATCAAGATGAAAACGACATGAAAGCTTCATCTGTCCCTGTGAATTCTATGGCTCAAGAAATGACGAAAACAACATCAAAAGAAATGCAGAGCGGGGTGAACAATGGGGAGGCAAAAAATCCAAACCCAACCAGTAGCGGTTTGTGGAGTGTTTGGAGCCAGAGAGTTGAGAATGTTAGAAAACTGAAATTTTCGTTGCAAGGGACTGTTATTGAAAGTGATAATGTTCAGACAGCAGAAACTGGTTAGTCTAACTGATTTgttttgttatatatattttaCGATGGTGTCACAAATAAAATTCCATCATCCTAGTGTAAATTTACGAGATTATGAAGCAAGATTAAGCCATCCcttttaaattttgtttattgCACTGAGTTTTTAGACTAACTAGTTATTCTACAATTTTTCATTGTGTAAATTTCTATAGGCTGCTCAAAAAAGGTATTTCAATCATATATGTTTTAAATTTTAGGGGATCACCTAGTTAGGGCAAAAGGTTTGGTAAGTAAGAGTTGCTTAGTAAGAAACTTTGATTGATTACTCTCAATTATCTTGTTCTTTATGGTAAACTGGCATTAATTCACTTATGAGAAGACTGTGAGCCTCCTCCATCTGGAACAGTTTTCAAAATCAAAAAATGATATTTGTCTATGTGCAGTTCtgattatttattcatttatacaTGTTGCTGTATTCATTTTACAGATTGTGTTACCGAGCGTGACTTCCTGCGGACTGAGGGGGATCCTGGGGGAGCTGGTTATACAATTAAAGAAGCAGTGGCACTCACCCAAAGTGTGGTCAGTTAATTTATTTTATTCCTTTATTGTATTAACAATATACTTATTGGTTGGATTTTTCAAGATTTTTTTGAAGCTAGAATAAACTAATTAGAGATGTTTGTTGATCATAtcgttcaaatttttttttttgctactgatttttttttattatctttttcttttaaaaGAAACAAAACTTGCATAAATGAGAATAATACAAGGATAGTGTAACCAATCACACAGTTCTGACAATAACAACATTGCAATCACAACAAGAAACTCCAATCCCTGATTTTTGATACCGATTTCAGTAATAATCtttcatttattttgtttaatttctgTTTTGTGGTTTCAGATTCCTGGACAACGGGCTCTTGCATTGCATTTGCTTTTAGCTGTTTTTGATAATGCAATACACAATATTACTCGGGGTCAAGTTGGATGTTCCATGAGAAAGGAGGATAAAGATGAAAGAGTTTCTGACTGGGAAGCTATTTGGGCTTATGCCCTTGGTCCGGAACCTGAGCTTGTTTTGTCGTTGAGGTGAATGGCATCAAAATTCTTTGTTTCTTTGTAGTCTTTTTCCTGGATACGTGCTTGAGTTGAAGGCCTCCCACTTATTTCTGTTAGAGTGGTTGGTCATGTGTATTTGACTGGAATTTTGTAGATCTTAAAACTTATTGGACCATTGAAAAAGTAAATTTTTTCCAATGATCTTTACAGCTATTATTAATTTGTGTTAAAACACACTCACATCATTGAGCTAATTTGTAAATCTTTCCTCTAgttgtttttattctttttaacaCCAAGGTTGCAATTTGACTCATAGTTTATTGATTTGTAGGATATGTCTTGACGATAACCATACTTCAGTAGTTTTAGCTTGTGCTAAAGTCATTCTGCACATATTGACATGTGATGCAAATGAGAACTTCTTCAATTTCTCAGaggtttttatttttatataattttatacaTTTTCCATCCTAATTTAGTCTACAAAAAATGTACTTATTTCAAGTCATTTCTGCTTCCAGAAATTGGCTACTCTCAAGGACATCTGTACTGCCCCTGTGTTTAGGAGTAAACCCGAGATTGATGTTGGTTTTCTTCGTGGTGGTTTTTGGAAGTATAATGCTAAGCCTTCTAATATTGTTACGTTAGATGAGGAAATGATTGACGATGATACTGAAGGGAAACATACAATTCAGGATGATATTGTGTTTGCTGGACAGGATTTTGCAGCAGGTTTGGTTAGGATGGGAGTCCTTCCAAGGCTTCGCTATCTTCTTGAGGTCTGCAGCATTCCATTGAATTGAATAATAGTTTTCTTTCTATTATAAAAACGTTAATAGGCTATGCGAATTCCCAGTTATTACTTGGAAATTTAATGGAATTTTCTTGAACTTGAATATCCTGCTTGATGCGAATGTAATAATATATTTCAAAGTCTGCACTTATTGTATCTACTTTTAGTGTGTGCTAAATGTATCCATTATATGGTTTCAGTCAAATCCTACAGCAGCTTTGGAAGAGTGCGTTATTTCTATACTTACTGCTATAGCAAGGCATTCCCCGACAAGTGCAAACACAATTATGAATTGTGAAAGACTTGTTGAAACAGTTGTACACAGATTTACTGCAAAAGAAAACATGGAAATATATCATTCTAAGACAAAATCTGTGACTCTTTTAAaggtaaacattttttttaagcaTTGTTTTGGTGACCATTTTGGATTTGTAGACATTGTACATTTTACAGCCATTTATTCAAGTACAATAAGGATAGGGAATGCTAACATGATCGTTATTGTTGCTAACGATCATGTACATTTTGGATTTGTAGACATTGTACATTTTACAGCCATTTATTCAAGTACAATAAGGATAGGGAATGCTAATATGATCGTTATTGTTTCTGTATCTCCAAGGTGTTGGCTCGATCTGATAGGAGAATTTGTTTCGAATTTATAAAGAATGGGTTTTTCCAGACCATGACATGGCATTTGTATCAATATATGTCATCGCTTGACCAATGGGTGAAAACTGGGAAGGAGAACTGCAAACTTTTGTCAGCTTTGATGGTGGAGCAATTACGATTTTGGAAGATTTGCATTCAGCATGGATATTGTGTATCATACTTCTCAGATATTTTTCCTTCCTTGTGCCTGTGGTTGAATCCACCTACAGTTGAAAAGCTTATAGATAAAGGTCTTCTTGGTGAATTTGCTTCTGTCGCAGCAAACGCGTACCTTGTTCTAAAGGCTTTGGCTATGAGACTTCCAAATTTCGTTTCACAAATGAATCAAAGCAATAAGATCCAAGAACATGCTGATGATGACATGGAGATCTGGCGTTGGAGTCATGTTGGTCCAATGGTTGATTTGGCAGTAAAGTGGATAGTTTTGATGCGTGATCTACACTGTGGTAGTCATGTTTTACATAATTCACCTGAGACTTCTTTGTTGTGGGTGTATTCAGCTGTAATGAGCATGCTGGCAGAAGTGCTCAAAAAAATGGTCCCAGATGATATTAGCAATCAGACAGAAAGTGGTTTTCTTATCCCGTGGCTTCCAGAGTTTGTTCCTAGAGTTGGACTTGaaattatcaaaaataaatttttgagTTTTTCAGATACTTTTGATGCTAATTTTGGGACAGGTCTTGCTGGAGAGAGCTCTTTTGTTGAAAGACTATGCCATTTAAGGCAACAAAATGAATATGAAACATCATTAGCTTCTGTATGTTGCCTTCGCAGAATTTTCCAGACTATCACTACCATTGATAACTTGATCCAGTTAGTTGATAAAGGGGTACAAAGTTCCCAAGAGTACAGTCTCCCTAGAGAAGAGGGCATACTCAAAGATGGGATATTAAATCGATCTTTTGTTGAACTGAGAAGCGTGCAAAACATTTTTATGAAATTAGTTACTTCAGAGTGGCAATTTGTGCAGTCTATTGAGACATTTGGCAGAGGTGGGCCTGCTCCTGGGGTGGGAGTTGGCTGGGGTGCTTCTGGTGGAGGATATTGGTCTGCAACTGTTTTATTGGCACAAGCAGATGCAGGATTTATCATTGATCTGCTTGAAACTTTTCAGATTATGCCTATAAATGATATACCCAAGATTGAAGATATATCTTCCACTGTGCAAATTGTTAATTCTTCCTTAGCAGCATCTTTAATTGCTGGGCCAAGAGATAGAACTGTTGTGGACAAGGCTTTTAAAGTTTTGGTCCATGTCTCTGTTCTGAAGTGTCTTGATCGCTGTATTCGGCATTTTGTTCTTAATAGTAAAGCTAAGCTGTTTGGCTGGGAATATAAAGAAGAAGATTACCTACGCTTTAGTAAAGTATTATCTTCACATTTTGGTAATAGATGGTTGTCACTAAAGAAGAACAAAACAATTAAAAGCTTGAATGGCTCAACAAGTAAAAACTTAGTTAAAAACAGTGGTTCTTTGAGCACCATATATGAGGACTCCGACACATCAAATAGTGTTCAAGATTGTACACCCTTAGTTGTAGAGTGGGCTCACCAGAGACTTCCACTACCCATTAATTGGTTTCTAAGTTCAATCTCAACTCTTTGTGATAGCAGGCATGCTGGTCTTCAAAAATCTTCCAATTTAGAAAATCTTATACAGGACCCTGGTTATTTGCTTGAAGTTGCTACTGGTGGTCTTTTTTTCCTCTTAGGTATGGAAGCCATGTCAAGTTTCCTTCCAAGTGGTGTTCCTTCTCCTGTTCAGAGTGTACCACTAGTTTGGAAATTACATTGTTTGTCTGTGATCTTGCTTGTTGGGATGGGTGTAATTGAGGAGAAAAAGAGTAGAGATTGTTATGAAGCTTTGCAAGATCTCTATGGTTCCAGTCTTGATAAGGCAAGGCTTAAAGATGCTGAAATGACTTGGGAGAGGAATGTAAACTTGTCAGAGCCTAGAAATAATGACCTTTTGGACTTTCTAAGGTTTCATTCAGAGATTCATGACAGTTACTCAACATTTATTGAAACTCTTGTGGATCAATTTTCAGCTATATCTTATGGTGATTTAATTTATGGTCGACAAGTTGCAATTTATCTGCACCGGTGTGTTGAAACTCGTGTTCGGCTTGCTACTTGGAATACACTGACTAATGCTCGAGTCCTTGAGCTTCTTCCACCCTTGGAGTCTTGCTTTGGAGAGGCAGAAGGGTACCTTCAACCAAAAGAGGTAGGCAAACTAGTTTACATGTCTATACTATTATATTGTTGGATGATCTATTCCTGCTTCTGTTGCTTGTACTTTAAAGCTATTCTTGTATTGCCTTCCCCAGCAAATTTCTTATACCTGGCTGAAACATTGAGcatttattaaggaaagttatggGGATCatgtatgtgtttttttttttttttttttttttttttgtattttcagCTGGTTAGTAGGATTGTAAGGGTGCATTTGGGATTGTTAATTAGGGAGTTAGTTATAGAGAAATGATTCTAATATTTGTTAGCTATAACTAACTGATAGACCGCCCATTTTCTACACTTACGCATGTAGGCACCCAGGTGGTCAAAAAGCCACATCAGCCACCAGGTCAGCGTGGCAAAATGTTTTTTCAGCAGGTTTAGCAAATGGTCGAGCTATGGGAAGTTAGTTAGACCTTGAGATTAGTGAGTGGGGTTGTTATTGGGTATATTGTGAGCTAAGGTGATCTCTTTTACTGCTGAGAGAAATAAATATAAGGGAGGGTTGTAACTTAGCTTTTTGTCTAGTAATTGGAGACTTGGGAGTAAGGTCCTGTAACCTTTTGGGAGAAACCAGGTTCTGGAATTCCTGGATATCAGTACATTCCACAGATTTCCTCTTCCATTGTTCTGTATTTTTGTGTGTTAGTGTGCGATTGTGCAGGTCAATCCTATCACTAACCTCCTAGGATATAAATAGGAGTTTCTAATCAGCAAGGGGTATCAAGTTGTTGTATTGGGAAAGAGTTAGACTTTAGGAGAGACCAAGCCTCTCGAAAGCTTGGAACTTGTTTTGTAATCATTTGTTCCTACAGATTTCCTCTTCCTATCACTTTGTATATTTGTTTAATTGGCATTTAACCTGTCTGGGAAGGTTCAATAATTGTTTGGATTATATAAGTTTCTTGATGTGTTCGTTAAATAACTTAGAGAAGCTTCTGCATGGATTGAATCCCATGCTCTTGCGGCTCATACGGATGAGAATTAGAAAATTATCAAGTTgtggaattctttaatttgttggGAATGgttttttatattaatccaaTTTTTAGAACACAAATTAGTACACATAAAAATTGATGGAAATTTATCTCTCTTAATCTGCAGGATAATGATGATATTTTAGAGGCTTATGTGAAATCCTGGACTTCTGGCGCCCTCGACAAGGCTGCAAATCGAGGAACAGTTGCATACACATTGGTTCTTCATCACCTTTCATCTTTCATCTTTCATTTATGTTCTGGTGATAAGTTATTGCTGCGGAACAAGCTTGTGAGGTCTCTTTTACGAGACTTATCTCTGAAGCAACACCACGAggtttgcaattttttttaatagaattttcTTAAATTACCCTCAGTTGCTGAAACTACAGTATCCTTAACTGCCATCAACTCTTTCTTTTTGTGCTGAAATGGCGTCCACTCTCAGCTGTTAAAATATTTCATATCTTCAATGGGATGATAATTTAGACTACTTTTTGTCGTTGCCTCAAGTTATTTTTACTTGCATTGTTCTTGTTCTGGAATTTTATCACAGATTTTCCTTGCACGACAAAGTACCTTTTATTTTCATCTTGTTCCTGGAAAGTTATATTAGGCATCTAACGTCTTTCTCTATTCTGTAATTGCAGGTAATTATGTTGAATCTTATCC
The genomic region above belongs to Humulus lupulus chromosome 1, drHumLupu1.1, whole genome shotgun sequence and contains:
- the LOC133793395 gene encoding transcriptional elongation regulator MINIYO; this encodes MEKKQSSQRNPKTSSQKTKTFETGTSGLQVTEDDAAHLVGRIVEKGISDVPRTKPFLPTPPLNPTVLPFPVARHRSHGPHWAPVSGKVNAGYGRLDDEEDKTTMEVDSMAPFADPVKRKTKKDMNFSRWREILPGEKSDMAEKSKRITLGSGKTENKKKDREAIDTSRSSKDKLHIKDNYEDFIPVSFGSEPEPIWVKSQIDAETKGLDNTCALVERPKRREKNCSTSTIASSGNNLCNEQEPMSLESQIDAENRQRLQEMSPNEIAQAQAEIMEKMDPAIVRLLKKRGDVKSKKQRSPSLDIPIKVESVNGQKNQDENDMKASSVPVNSMAQEMTKTTSKEMQSGVNNGEAKNPNPTSSGLWSVWSQRVENVRKLKFSLQGTVIESDNVQTAETDCVTERDFLRTEGDPGGAGYTIKEAVALTQSVIPGQRALALHLLLAVFDNAIHNITRGQVGCSMRKEDKDERVSDWEAIWAYALGPEPELVLSLRICLDDNHTSVVLACAKVILHILTCDANENFFNFSEKLATLKDICTAPVFRSKPEIDVGFLRGGFWKYNAKPSNIVTLDEEMIDDDTEGKHTIQDDIVFAGQDFAAGLVRMGVLPRLRYLLESNPTAALEECVISILTAIARHSPTSANTIMNCERLVETVVHRFTAKENMEIYHSKTKSVTLLKVLARSDRRICFEFIKNGFFQTMTWHLYQYMSSLDQWVKTGKENCKLLSALMVEQLRFWKICIQHGYCVSYFSDIFPSLCLWLNPPTVEKLIDKGLLGEFASVAANAYLVLKALAMRLPNFVSQMNQSNKIQEHADDDMEIWRWSHVGPMVDLAVKWIVLMRDLHCGSHVLHNSPETSLLWVYSAVMSMLAEVLKKMVPDDISNQTESGFLIPWLPEFVPRVGLEIIKNKFLSFSDTFDANFGTGLAGESSFVERLCHLRQQNEYETSLASVCCLRRIFQTITTIDNLIQLVDKGVQSSQEYSLPREEGILKDGILNRSFVELRSVQNIFMKLVTSEWQFVQSIETFGRGGPAPGVGVGWGASGGGYWSATVLLAQADAGFIIDLLETFQIMPINDIPKIEDISSTVQIVNSSLAASLIAGPRDRTVVDKAFKVLVHVSVLKCLDRCIRHFVLNSKAKLFGWEYKEEDYLRFSKVLSSHFGNRWLSLKKNKTIKSLNGSTSKNLVKNSGSLSTIYEDSDTSNSVQDCTPLVVEWAHQRLPLPINWFLSSISTLCDSRHAGLQKSSNLENLIQDPGYLLEVATGGLFFLLGMEAMSSFLPSGVPSPVQSVPLVWKLHCLSVILLVGMGVIEEKKSRDCYEALQDLYGSSLDKARLKDAEMTWERNVNLSEPRNNDLLDFLRFHSEIHDSYSTFIETLVDQFSAISYGDLIYGRQVAIYLHRCVETRVRLATWNTLTNARVLELLPPLESCFGEAEGYLQPKEDNDDILEAYVKSWTSGALDKAANRGTVAYTLVLHHLSSFIFHLCSGDKLLLRNKLVRSLLRDLSLKQHHEVIMLNLIRYIEPEMPQNCNVKVSLPSDMEKRFEVLIEACERNSSLLNEVKKLKSLVQNDPL